The Camelina sativa cultivar DH55 chromosome 14, Cs, whole genome shotgun sequence genome includes a window with the following:
- the LOC104743567 gene encoding glutathione S-transferase T3-like, with protein MSSYNTFSQSSSYLDLLNSQGESLNEDNSSYEIPQWNSQQSPDVPLSQEAPVRKDRKKWNPADDEILISAWLNTSKDPIIANQQKGGSFWQRVQKYYTESPHAIANGEQGLNINCKQWWFKINEFTNKFCGAYAAAERLNSSGHSENDVLKVAHEIYFSDYKTKFTMEHCWCLLRFEQKFLNQNAINTPSPSVRTKRKPVGAADQSEATHTEQDSEIRPQGIKAAKADRKNSQGKALAEYTSMWEVKRVDMAEKEKLQKLGILDTLLAKPEPLSAADQLIKDKIVAQYFAD; from the coding sequence ATGAGTTCTTACAATACATTCAGTCAGTCTTCTAGTTATTTAGATCTTCTCAACAGTCAAGGAGAGTCACTTAACGAAGACAACTCTTCTTACGAAATACCTCAATGGAACTCTCAACAATCCCCGGATGTACCTCTTTCTCAAGAGGCACCTGTCAGGAAGGATAGGAAGAAGTGGAATCCGGCTGACGATGAAATTCTGATCAGTGCGTGGTTGAATACTTCGAAGGACCCGATTATTGCTAATCAACAGAAGGGAGGAAGCTTTTGGCAAAGGGTTCAAAAATACTATACAGAGTCTCCTCATGCTATAGCCAACGGTGAACAGGGGCTGAACATAAACTGTAAACAGTGGTGGTTCAAGATCAATGAGTTCACTAACAAGTTCTGTGGGGCTTATGCAGCTGCAGAGAGACTAAACAGTAGTGGACACTCTGAGAACGATGTGCTGAAGGTGGCTCACGAGATATACTTCTCTGACTATAAGACGAAGTTTACAATGGAGCATTGCTGGTGTTTGTTAAGGTTTGAGCAGAAATTCCTTAACCAAAACGCGATTAACACCCCCTCACCTTCAGTcagaacaaagaggaaaccaGTTGGTGCAGCTGATCAATCCGAGGCAACCCACACTGAACAAGACTCTGAGATAAGGCCTCAAGGTATCAAGGCTGCGAAGGCTGACAGGAAGAACTCTCAGGGAAAGGCTCTTGCTGAGTACACGAGCATGTGGGAAGTCAAGAGGGTGGATATGGCTGAAAAGGAGAAGCTACAGAAGCTTGGCATACTAGACACACTTCTTGCCAAACCGGAGCCACTTAGTGCAGCTGATCAACTTATAAAGGATAAGATAGTGGCACAGTATTTTGCAGATTGA